From a region of the Eulemur rufifrons isolate Redbay chromosome 7, OSU_ERuf_1, whole genome shotgun sequence genome:
- the LZTFL1 gene encoding leucine zipper transcription factor-like protein 1, whose amino-acid sequence MAELGLNEHHQNEVINYMRFARSKRGLRLKTVDSCFQDLKESRLVEETFTIDEVSEVLSGLQAVVHSEVESELINTAYTNVLLLRQLFSQAEKWYLKLQTDISELENRELLEQVAEFEKAEFMSSNKKPIIEIIKPKLVPLNEGGTTELLNKEISRLQEENEKLKSRLKTIETQATNALDEKSKLERALQDLQLDQGNQKDFIKAQDLSDLENTVATLKSEFQKTLNDKTENQKSLEENLATAKHDLLRVQEQLRMAEKELEKKFQQTAAYRNMKEILTKKNDQIKDLRKRLAKYEPED is encoded by the exons ATG GCAGAGTTGGGCCTAAATGAGCACCATCAAAATGAAGTCATTAATTATATGCGATTTGCTCGTTCAAAGAGAGGCTTGAGACTCAAAACTGTAGATTCCTGCTTCCAAGACCTCAAGGAGAGCAG GCTGGTGGAGGAGACCTTCACCATAGATGAAGTCTCTGAAGTCCTGAGTGGGTTGCAGGCTGTGGTTCACAGTGAGGTGGAGTCTGAGCTCATCAACACTGCCTACACCAATGTGTTACTTCTGCGGCAGCTGTTTTCACAAGCTGAAAAGTGGTACCTTAAGCTGCAGACAGACATCTCTGAACTTGAAAACAG AGAATTATTAGAACAAGTTGCAGAATTTGAAAAAGCAGAATTTATGTCTTCAAATAAAAAG cCTATCATAGAGATCATAAAGCCAAAACTTGTTCCACTTAATGAAGGTGGAACAACAGAACTCCTAAACAAG GAAATTTCAAGACTTcaagaagagaatgagaaattGAAGTCAAGGTTGAAGACCATAGAAACACAG GCTACAAATGCCCTGGATGAGAAATCAAAACTAGAAAGAGCGCTCCAAGATTTACAGCTTGATCAAGGAAATCAAAAG GATTTTATAAAGGCCCAAGACTTGAGTGACTTGGAAAACACAGTTGCTACTTTAAAGAGTGAGTTTCAGAAGACACTTAATGACAAGACAGAAAACCAGAAGTCACTGGAGGAGAATCTGGCAACAGCCAAGCATGATCTACTCAGGGTTCAGGAGCAGCTGAGAATGGCTGAAAAG GAATTAGAGAAGAAATTTCAGCAAACAGCTGCTTATCGAAACATGAAGGAAATTCTTACCAAGAAGAATGACCAAATCAAAGATCTGCGGAAAAGACTGGCAAA ATATGAACCTGAAGATTAA